The uncultured Carboxylicivirga sp. genomic interval TCATGGGTATGTATTTCTATATTGCCGGCCCATAGAGTGTTGTTCAACTTTATTTTTGCATTGAAAAAGTCAGGCCCTGAATGAGTATTAATAATACCTGGATGAATTATTTCTAATTCTTCTCCATCTGTAGTTTTTAAATCGTTTGGATGATATAATTTATTTTGCCAGATAAAATGTAAAAAGTCTTCATTCATATCGCAATCAGGTTTGTATTATTTGTAAAATAATCATTTTATCTTTTAGTTTCAATTGACTTATTCAGTATTGGATGAATAGATTATGAATAATGTGTTAGTTTAGTTCCTTTTTCTAACTTTGCTCAAAATCTTACACATTGAATTTCGAATTATTTGTAGCGCGTAAAATTAAATCAGGAGAAATTACAGGAAAGAAACTTTCAGGACCTGTAATTAAAGTAGCTACCATGGGGGTTATACTCGGAATGGTGGTTATGATTTTATCACTTTCGATAGGTTTTGGATTTAAACGCGAAGTGCGTCAGAAAATCATTGGTTTTGGATCGCATCTGCAGGTAATGAGCTACGATTATAATAATTCTTACGAGAGTAATCCTATTACTAATGATAGTACATTGGTGGATGATTTAAATAAAATTGAGGGCATTACTCATGTTCAGGAATTTGCTACTAAGCCTGGTATTATTAAAACAAGAGAAGATATTCAAGGGATTATTTTAAAAGGAGTGGGAGCTGATTTTGATTGGAATTTCATGAATGAAGTTTGTGTTGATGGTAGTATTCCAAACTTTAAAGATTCGGTTCGGTCAAATGAAGTATACATTTCTGCCGAAATTGCCAAGATGTTGCGATTAAAAGTAGGGGATCCGTTACGTATGTATTTCGTACAAGATCAGATTCGAATGCGAAAATTTACTATTTGTGGTATTTATAACTCTCATTTTCCTGAATTTGATAAGGTTTTTGCTCTGGTTGATATCCGACATATTCAGAAATTAAATAATTGGGAATCGAATAAAATTTCTGGATATGAAATTATCATTGAAGATTTTCAACATCTTGACGAGATTCATCAAGAAGTTTTTGATATCACCAGTTTGCGAATTGAAGACAATGGAACCATGTTAAGAGCTAAATCAATTCGTCAGGTATGGCCTCAAATTTTTGCATGGCTCGATATGTTAGATATGAATCTGTTGGTTATACTGGTTCTTATATTATTGGTTGCTGGTTTTAACATGGTAAGCGGATTACTAATCCTTATTATAGAGCGCACAAATATGATTGGCATATTTAAAGCGCTTGGTGCTCAAAACTGGAGTCTACGTAAAGTGTTCCTGTATTTAGCCTTATATATTGTGGGTAAAGGATTATTGTGGGGTAATTTGATAGGAGTAGGGTTGGCTCTTCTTCAAAAGTACACACATTTAGTAAAGTTAGATCCGGTAAATTATTATCTCGAAACAGTTCCTATTTATCTTCAGGCTAGTCATCTGGTGTTATTAAATGCAGGTGTAATTGTAATAACCTTCTTAATGCTTTTAGGACCTTCATACCTGGTGGCTCGAATATTACCTGTAAAGGCCATAAAATTTAACTAATCGTTTTATGGGATCGTACAATTG includes:
- a CDS encoding FtsX-like permease family protein, with translation MNFELFVARKIKSGEITGKKLSGPVIKVATMGVILGMVVMILSLSIGFGFKREVRQKIIGFGSHLQVMSYDYNNSYESNPITNDSTLVDDLNKIEGITHVQEFATKPGIIKTREDIQGIILKGVGADFDWNFMNEVCVDGSIPNFKDSVRSNEVYISAEIAKMLRLKVGDPLRMYFVQDQIRMRKFTICGIYNSHFPEFDKVFALVDIRHIQKLNNWESNKISGYEIIIEDFQHLDEIHQEVFDITSLRIEDNGTMLRAKSIRQVWPQIFAWLDMLDMNLLVILVLILLVAGFNMVSGLLILIIERTNMIGIFKALGAQNWSLRKVFLYLALYIVGKGLLWGNLIGVGLALLQKYTHLVKLDPVNYYLETVPIYLQASHLVLLNAGVIVITFLMLLGPSYLVARILPVKAIKFN